One segment of Bacteroides caecimuris DNA contains the following:
- a CDS encoding DUF4372 domain-containing protein, whose translation MEEVTTSRRRLLFDRLVEKYSGNKKIRTFTCWNQMQCMIFGQLTARDSMRDLMLSLEAHKNKYYHLGFGAIVSRTNLGKANRNRDYRIYEEFAYTLIAEARNSYNKNDFEVKVDGNVYAFDSSTIDLCLNVFGGQNLGNTKEASNFIPCMM comes from the coding sequence ATGGAAGAAGTAACGACATCGCGGAGACGCTTACTCTTTGACCGCTTGGTAGAGAAGTATTCCGGGAATAAGAAAATCAGAACATTCACCTGTTGGAATCAGATGCAGTGCATGATTTTCGGACAACTGACCGCCCGAGACAGTATGCGTGACCTTATGCTCAGCCTCGAGGCACACAAGAACAAGTATTATCACTTGGGATTCGGTGCAATAGTTAGCCGTACCAATCTGGGGAAAGCAAACCGGAATAGAGATTATCGTATCTACGAAGAATTTGCTTATACCCTGATTGCGGAAGCCCGTAATAGCTACAACAAAAATGACTTTGAGGTGAAAGTTGACGGTAATGTTTATGCCTTTGATTCCTCCACCATAGACCTTTGTCTGAATGTTTTTGGTGGGCAGAATTTAGGAAATACAAAGGAGGCATCAAACTTCATACCTTGTATGATGTAA
- a CDS encoding IS4 family transposase — translation MYDVKTSIPTVVLVTNAKVHDVNMLDELSYEKGSFYIMDKGYVDFTRLHKLHTCGAYFVTRAKDNMRFRRMYSREVDKTTGIKCDQIGMLETYKSLKAYSDKLRRVKYYDEELDREFVFITNNMELSAEEIALLYKNRWQVELFFKWIKQHLKVKSFWGTTMNAVKTQVYCAIITYCLVAIVAYKLKVNRPIYEILQILSFSLLDKTPVREILTYCDYKNVKELNYKQLKISWD, via the coding sequence TTGTATGATGTAAAAACTTCCATACCGACAGTCGTACTGGTAACCAATGCTAAAGTACATGACGTAAACATGCTGGATGAGTTGAGTTATGAAAAGGGAAGTTTCTATATCATGGATAAAGGATATGTTGACTTCACCCGTTTGCATAAGCTTCACACCTGTGGTGCTTACTTCGTTACACGTGCAAAGGATAATATGAGATTCCGTAGAATGTATTCCCGTGAAGTCGATAAAACAACCGGAATAAAATGTGACCAGATTGGAATGCTTGAAACGTATAAATCGCTCAAAGCATATTCAGACAAACTCAGGCGGGTTAAATACTACGATGAAGAACTGGACAGAGAATTTGTGTTCATCACCAACAACATGGAACTCTCAGCAGAGGAAATTGCTTTGCTATATAAGAACCGTTGGCAGGTGGAACTATTTTTCAAATGGATAAAGCAACACCTGAAAGTAAAATCTTTTTGGGGCACCACGATGAATGCAGTCAAGACACAAGTGTACTGTGCCATCATAACATACTGTCTGGTTGCCATTGTCGCTTACAAATTGAAAGTCAACCGTCCAATCTACGAAATTCTACAAATTTTGAGCTTTTCTCTACTGGATAAAACACCTGTAAGAGAGATACTTACCTATTGTGATTACAAAAATGTCAAAGAACTAAATTATAAACAATTGAAAATCAGCTGGGACTAA
- the alaS gene encoding alanine--tRNA ligase, translating into MLTAKEIRNSFKNFFESKGHHIVPSAPMVIKDDPTLMFTNAGMNQFKDIILGNHPAKYQRVADSQKCLRVSGKHNDLEEVGHDTYHHTMFEMLGNWSFGDYFKKEAISWAWEYLVEVLKLNPEHLYATVFEGSPEEGLGRDDEAASYWEQFLPKDHIINGNKHDNFWEMGDTGPCGPCSEIHIDLRPAEERAKISGRDLVNHDHPQVIEIWNLVFMQYNRKADGSLEPLPAKVIDTGMGFERLCMALQGKTSNYDTDVFQPMLKAIAAMSGTEYGKDKQQDIAMRVIADHIRTIAFSITDGQLPSNAKAGYVIRRILRRAVRYGYTFLGQKQAFMYKLLPVLIDNMGEAYPELIAQKALIEKVIKEEEESFLRTLETGIRLLDKTMEDTKANRKTEISGKDAFTLYDTFGFPLDLTELILRENGMTVNIEEFDGEMQQQKQRARNAAAIETGDWIVLKEGTTEFVGYDYTEYEASILRYRQIRQKNQTLYQIVLDYTPFYAESGGQVGDTGVLVSEFETIEVVDTKKENNLPIHITKKLPEHPEAPMMACVDTDKRAACAANHSATHLLDAALREVLGEHIEQKGSLVTPDSLRFDFSHFQKVTDEEIRKVEHIVNARIRANIPLKEYRNIPIEEAKELGAIALFGEKYGDRVRVIQFGTSIEFCGGTHVAATGNIGMVKIISESSVAAGVRRIEAYTGARVEEMLDTIQDTLSDLKALFNNAPDLRIAIHKYLDENAGLKKQVEDFMKEKEAALKERLLKNVQEIRGIKVIKFCAPLPAEVVKNIAFQLRGEITENLFFVAGSTDNGKPMLTVMLSDNLVAGGLKAGNLVKEAAKLIQGGGGGQPHFATAGGKNTDGLSAAVEKVLELAGI; encoded by the coding sequence ATGTTGACTGCAAAAGAGATCAGAAATTCATTCAAGAATTTCTTTGAGTCGAAAGGACACCACATCGTTCCGTCGGCTCCCATGGTGATAAAAGACGACCCTACCCTGATGTTTACCAACGCGGGTATGAACCAGTTTAAAGATATTATTTTGGGCAACCATCCGGCGAAATACCAAAGAGTCGCCGACTCTCAGAAATGTTTGCGCGTAAGCGGAAAGCATAATGACCTGGAAGAAGTAGGACACGATACGTACCACCACACCATGTTCGAAATGCTTGGTAACTGGTCGTTCGGCGATTACTTCAAGAAAGAAGCCATCAGCTGGGCGTGGGAATATCTGGTAGAAGTCTTGAAACTGAATCCGGAACATCTCTATGCAACCGTATTTGAAGGAAGTCCTGAAGAAGGATTGGGCCGTGACGACGAAGCTGCTTCTTATTGGGAACAGTTCCTGCCGAAAGATCACATCATCAACGGCAACAAACACGACAACTTCTGGGAAATGGGTGATACAGGACCTTGCGGACCTTGTTCCGAAATCCATATCGACCTCCGTCCTGCTGAAGAACGTGCCAAAATCTCCGGCCGCGACCTCGTCAACCACGATCACCCGCAGGTAATTGAAATCTGGAACCTCGTGTTCATGCAATACAACCGCAAAGCAGACGGCAGTCTTGAGCCGCTTCCTGCCAAGGTTATTGATACCGGTATGGGATTCGAGCGCTTGTGCATGGCATTGCAAGGCAAAACATCCAACTACGACACAGACGTATTCCAGCCAATGCTGAAAGCTATTGCAGCGATGTCGGGTACAGAATACGGAAAAGACAAGCAGCAAGATATCGCTATGCGTGTGATTGCCGACCATATCCGTACCATTGCATTCTCAATCACAGATGGCCAGTTGCCTTCCAACGCCAAAGCAGGTTACGTAATCCGCCGTATCCTTCGCCGTGCCGTTCGCTACGGATATACTTTCCTCGGACAGAAACAGGCATTTATGTACAAGCTGCTGCCCGTGCTTATCGACAACATGGGAGAAGCTTATCCCGAACTGATTGCACAAAAGGCACTGATTGAAAAAGTAATCAAGGAAGAAGAAGAATCATTCCTCCGCACTTTGGAAACTGGTATCCGTCTATTGGACAAGACAATGGAAGATACCAAAGCCAATAGAAAAACTGAAATCAGCGGTAAAGATGCCTTTACCTTATATGATACATTCGGCTTCCCGCTTGACCTGACCGAACTGATTCTCCGTGAAAACGGAATGACCGTCAACATCGAAGAGTTCGACGGAGAAATGCAGCAGCAGAAACAGCGTGCCCGCAACGCCGCCGCCATCGAAACAGGTGACTGGATTGTACTGAAAGAAGGGACTACTGAATTTGTTGGTTACGATTACACTGAATACGAGGCTTCTATCCTTCGTTACCGTCAGATCAGACAAAAGAACCAGACATTGTATCAGATTGTACTCGACTATACTCCGTTCTATGCAGAAAGTGGTGGTCAGGTAGGTGATACAGGTGTATTGGTGAGCGAGTTCGAGACGATTGAAGTGGTCGATACAAAGAAAGAGAATAATCTTCCGATACATATTACCAAAAAGCTGCCCGAACATCCGGAAGCTCCGATGATGGCATGTGTGGATACCGACAAACGTGCCGCCTGCGCAGCTAATCACTCAGCGACCCACTTGCTGGATGCTGCTTTGCGTGAAGTGTTGGGAGAACATATCGAACAGAAAGGTTCATTGGTTACACCGGATTCATTGCGTTTCGACTTCTCTCACTTCCAGAAAGTGACCGATGAAGAAATCCGTAAAGTAGAACATATCGTCAATGCAAGAATCCGCGCTAATATCCCATTGAAAGAATATCGCAATATTCCTATCGAGGAAGCTAAGGAATTGGGAGCTATCGCCCTCTTTGGTGAAAAGTATGGCGACAGAGTTCGTGTGATCCAGTTCGGTACTTCTATCGAGTTCTGCGGTGGTACACACGTAGCTGCAACCGGAAATATCGGTATGGTGAAAATCATCTCCGAAAGTTCTGTTGCTGCCGGCGTTCGCCGTATTGAAGCTTATACCGGAGCACGCGTGGAAGAAATGCTGGATACGATACAAGATACACTTAGCGACTTGAAGGCTCTCTTCAATAATGCACCTGACTTAAGAATTGCCATCCATAAATATCTGGATGAAAATGCCGGGTTGAAAAAGCAGGTAGAAGACTTCATGAAAGAGAAAGAAGCAGCTTTGAAGGAAAGACTACTGAAAAATGTACAAGAGATCCGCGGTATCAAAGTAATCAAATTCTGTGCTCCGCTACCGGCAGAAGTAGTGAAGAATATCGCTTTCCAACTTCGGGGGGAAATCACAGAAAACTTATTCTTCGTAGCCGGAAGTACAGACAACGGCAAACCGATGCTGACAGTTATGCTTAGCGATAATTTGGTTGCAGGTGGCCTGAAAGCTGGTAACTTGGTGAAAGAGGCTGCCAAGCTGATTCAAGGTGGCGGCGGTGGACAACCTCACTTCGCTACTGCAGGAGGTAAAAATACTGACGGACTATCGGCGGCAGTTGAAAAAGTACTGGAACTGGCAGGTATCTAA
- a CDS encoding ISAs1 family transposase — MSLISLCKQLEDPRIDRKKEHSLEVIVYIALCAVICGSESWNEIERFGICKFDFFKRRFPDLVKIPSHDTFNRFFSLLKPGYFELVFRDWVSELCGKYEGVVAIDGKMLRGASKCSKDNPFGKKGFKLHMVSAWAVSNGISMGQVKVDDKSNEITAIPSLIKSLDLQDCIVTIDAIACQTDIAEVIIENNADYILALKANQKNRLMDVERWLDEMDGVDIDRPVYRSHYGKYVTEEVSHGRIETRECLVYSPGKIMESMLKDKFEGVKSIVRISTERLEVATKKLSVEKRYYITSLGLKPKEISEAIRSHWDIENRLHWQLDVSFREDAGRKVGNAAQNFSLINKIALYIIKQDETKGSVAAKRKNAGWNDEYLFKLLNKIKI; from the coding sequence ATGAGCTTAATTAGTCTTTGTAAACAACTTGAAGATCCTCGTATTGACCGAAAAAAAGAACACTCTTTGGAAGTCATCGTTTATATAGCCTTGTGTGCTGTAATCTGTGGAAGTGAAAGCTGGAATGAAATAGAACGGTTCGGTATTTGTAAGTTTGACTTCTTTAAACGTCGTTTTCCTGATTTAGTAAAGATCCCAAGTCATGACACTTTCAATCGTTTTTTCAGTTTACTCAAACCCGGTTATTTTGAATTGGTCTTTCGTGATTGGGTATCTGAGCTTTGTGGTAAGTATGAAGGGGTTGTTGCTATAGACGGTAAAATGCTTCGTGGAGCAAGTAAGTGCAGCAAAGACAATCCCTTTGGCAAAAAAGGATTCAAGCTTCATATGGTTAGTGCCTGGGCTGTTTCCAATGGAATCAGTATGGGTCAGGTAAAAGTAGATGATAAAAGCAATGAAATCACCGCTATTCCTTCTCTTATAAAATCTCTGGATTTGCAGGATTGCATAGTGACAATTGATGCTATTGCATGCCAAACAGATATTGCCGAAGTAATAATAGAAAATAATGCAGACTATATTCTGGCATTAAAGGCCAATCAAAAAAACAGGTTAATGGATGTGGAACGATGGCTAGACGAGATGGATGGTGTTGATATTGATCGGCCGGTATACCGTTCACACTATGGAAAATATGTCACAGAGGAGGTTTCTCATGGGAGAATTGAGACTCGTGAATGTCTGGTTTATAGCCCGGGAAAGATTATGGAATCAATGCTGAAAGATAAATTTGAGGGGGTCAAGTCCATCGTAAGAATTAGTACCGAAAGACTGGAGGTAGCCACTAAAAAACTTTCCGTAGAAAAAAGATATTACATTACTTCACTAGGGCTAAAACCGAAAGAAATTTCAGAGGCTATAAGATCGCATTGGGATATAGAAAACAGGCTACATTGGCAGTTAGACGTATCGTTTAGAGAAGACGCAGGAAGGAAAGTAGGTAATGCTGCGCAAAATTTTTCTTTAATTAATAAGATAGCCCTTTATATCATCAAACAAGATGAAACAAAGGGCAGTGTAGCAGCCAAAAGAAAAAACGCAGGATGGAATGATGAATATTTGTTCAAACTATTAAATAAGATAAAAATATAA
- a CDS encoding M23 family metallopeptidase: MRKVYYIYNPQTQTYDRIYPTVRQRALSILRRLFYGMGLGAGCFIVLLLIFGSPSEKELRIENSRLLAQYNVLSRRLDDAMGVLQDIQQRDDNLYRVILQADPVSPAIRQAGYGGTNRYEELMDLANAKLVVNTTQKLDVLSKRLYIQSKSFDDVIDMCKNHDEMLKCIPAIQPISNKDLRQTASGYGTRIDPIYGTTKFHAGMDFSAHSGTDVYATGNGTVVKVGWETGYGNTIEIDHGFGYLTRYAHLQGFNTKVGKKVVRGEIIGKVGSTGKSTGPHLHYEVYVKGKVVNPVNYYFMDLSAEDYERMIQLAANHGKVFD, encoded by the coding sequence ATGCGCAAAGTATACTATATCTATAATCCACAGACCCAGACTTATGATCGAATTTACCCTACCGTACGGCAGCGTGCGCTTAGTATCCTGCGTCGGCTTTTCTATGGAATGGGGTTGGGAGCAGGTTGCTTTATTGTATTGCTTTTGATTTTTGGTTCTCCGTCAGAGAAGGAATTAAGAATTGAAAACAGCCGTCTTTTGGCACAGTACAATGTGCTTTCCCGGCGTTTGGACGACGCTATGGGGGTGCTTCAGGATATTCAGCAACGTGATGATAATCTGTATCGGGTGATTTTACAGGCAGATCCTGTTTCTCCGGCTATTCGTCAGGCAGGTTATGGCGGGACGAACCGTTACGAAGAACTGATGGATTTGGCGAATGCCAAGTTGGTGGTGAATACGACTCAAAAGTTGGATGTGCTTTCCAAAAGGCTTTATATCCAGTCGAAATCTTTCGATGATGTGATTGATATGTGTAAGAACCACGATGAAATGCTGAAATGTATTCCGGCCATACAGCCTATTTCGAATAAAGATCTTCGTCAGACAGCATCCGGTTATGGTACACGTATCGACCCTATTTATGGTACGACAAAGTTTCATGCAGGCATGGATTTCTCTGCTCATTCGGGAACGGATGTATATGCTACCGGCAACGGAACAGTGGTAAAAGTGGGATGGGAAACCGGATACGGTAATACCATCGAAATAGATCATGGTTTCGGGTATCTCACTCGGTATGCTCACTTGCAGGGATTTAATACGAAAGTTGGAAAGAAAGTGGTACGTGGTGAGATTATCGGAAAAGTGGGTAGTACAGGAAAAAGTACCGGTCCGCATTTGCATTATGAAGTGTACGTGAAAGGGAAAGTAGTGAATCCGGTCAATTATTATTTCATGGATTTGAGTGCCGAAGATTATGAGAGGATGATTCAGTTGGCAGCCAATCATGGTAAAGTGTTTGATTAA
- a CDS encoding MerR family transcriptional regulator has protein sequence MLNTDKELKLYYSIGEVADMFGVNPSLLRFWEKEFPQISPKTAGRGIRQYRKEDVETIGLIYHLVKEKGMTLPGARQRLKDNKEATVRNYEIVNKLKTIKEELLAIKRELDGRE, from the coding sequence ATGCTTAATACCGACAAAGAATTGAAATTATATTATTCGATAGGAGAGGTTGCAGACATGTTCGGAGTCAATCCGTCATTGCTCCGTTTTTGGGAAAAGGAATTTCCGCAAATTTCTCCTAAGACAGCGGGAAGAGGAATACGTCAGTATCGCAAAGAAGACGTAGAAACGATCGGTCTTATCTATCATTTGGTAAAAGAAAAAGGTATGACACTTCCCGGTGCCCGGCAACGTTTGAAGGATAATAAAGAAGCTACGGTTCGTAATTACGAGATTGTAAATAAGCTGAAAACGATAAAAGAAGAGCTTTTGGCTATTAAACGCGAATTGGATGGACGGGAGTAG
- a CDS encoding RelA/SpoT family protein, with amino-acid sequence MDNLPPKEISDEKMINQAFHELLNDYLNTKHRKKVEIITKAFNFANQAHKGIKRRSGEPYIMHPIAVASIVCNEIGLGSTSICAALLHDVVEDTDYTVEDIENIFGPKIAQIVDGLTKISGGIFGDRASAQAENFKKLLLTMSNDIRVILIKIADRLHNMRTLGSMLPNKQYKIAGETLYIYAPLANRLGLYKIKTELENLSFKYEHPEEYAEIEEKLNATAAERDKVFNDFTAPIRTQLDKMGLKYRILARVKSIYSIWNKMQTKHVPFEEIFDLLAVRIIFEPHNIEEELNDCFDIYVSISKIYKPHPDRLRDWVSHPKANGYQALHVTLMGNNGQWIEVQIRSERMNDVAEQGFAAHWKYKEGGGSEDEGELEKWLKTIKEILDDPQPDAIDFLDTIKLNLFASEIFVFTPKGELKTMPQNSTALDFAFSLHTDIGSHCIGAKVNHKLVPLSHKLQSGDQVEILTSKSQRVQPQWEVFATTARARAKIASILRKERKANQKIGEEILNEFLKKEEIRPEEAVIEKLRKLHNAKNEEELLAAIGSKAIVLGEADKNELKEKQTSNWKKYLTFSFGNSKEKQEEKPQEKEKINPKQVLKLTEESLQKKYIMAECCHPIPGDDVLGYMDENDRIIIHKRQCPVAAKLKSSYGNRILATEWDTHKELSFLVYIYIKGIDSMGLLNEVTQVISRQLNVNIRKLTIETVDGIFEGKIQLWVHDVDDVKTICNNLKKIQNIKQVSRVEE; translated from the coding sequence ATGGATAATCTGCCCCCAAAAGAAATAAGTGATGAAAAAATGATCAACCAGGCGTTCCACGAACTACTGAATGATTATCTCAACACTAAACATCGCAAAAAAGTTGAAATCATTACGAAAGCTTTCAACTTCGCCAATCAGGCGCATAAAGGTATCAAACGTCGTTCGGGCGAACCTTACATTATGCACCCGATTGCCGTTGCCAGTATTGTATGTAATGAGATCGGCCTGGGTTCAACTTCTATATGTGCGGCCTTGTTGCATGATGTAGTAGAAGACACTGATTACACAGTAGAAGACATTGAAAATATCTTTGGTCCAAAGATTGCCCAAATTGTAGACGGACTGACCAAAATATCTGGCGGAATTTTCGGTGACCGTGCTTCAGCACAAGCAGAGAACTTCAAGAAGTTGCTGCTCACCATGTCGAACGATATCCGGGTAATCCTTATCAAGATAGCCGACCGTTTGCACAACATGCGTACCCTCGGTTCCATGTTGCCCAACAAGCAATATAAGATTGCAGGCGAAACGCTTTACATCTATGCACCACTTGCTAACCGCCTGGGTCTCTACAAAATAAAAACAGAACTTGAGAATCTAAGTTTCAAATATGAACACCCCGAAGAATATGCAGAAATAGAAGAGAAGTTGAATGCCACAGCCGCCGAACGCGACAAAGTTTTCAACGACTTCACTGCTCCTATCCGTACACAGTTGGATAAGATGGGATTAAAATACCGGATACTTGCCCGCGTAAAATCAATCTATTCTATCTGGAACAAGATGCAGACCAAGCATGTTCCTTTTGAAGAAATATTTGATCTACTAGCTGTCCGTATCATCTTCGAGCCACATAACATAGAAGAAGAACTCAACGACTGTTTCGACATTTACGTTTCCATCTCCAAGATATACAAGCCTCATCCGGACCGTCTGCGCGACTGGGTGAGCCATCCTAAAGCAAATGGTTATCAGGCATTGCATGTCACCCTGATGGGTAATAACGGACAATGGATTGAAGTCCAGATTCGTAGCGAACGAATGAATGACGTTGCCGAACAAGGTTTCGCCGCTCACTGGAAATACAAAGAAGGAGGAGGCAGCGAAGATGAAGGAGAGTTGGAAAAATGGTTGAAAACCATTAAGGAAATATTGGATGATCCGCAACCGGATGCCATAGATTTTCTGGATACCATCAAACTCAATTTATTTGCTTCTGAAATATTTGTGTTCACCCCAAAAGGTGAGCTGAAGACTATGCCGCAGAATTCTACGGCTCTCGACTTCGCGTTTTCCCTGCATACGGATATCGGCAGCCATTGTATTGGTGCCAAAGTCAACCACAAATTAGTTCCATTAAGCCATAAATTGCAAAGTGGTGACCAGGTTGAAATCCTGACCTCAAAATCACAACGCGTACAACCGCAATGGGAAGTTTTTGCAACCACTGCGCGTGCCCGTGCCAAGATAGCATCCATCCTCCGCAAAGAGCGTAAAGCAAACCAAAAGATAGGCGAAGAAATCCTTAACGAGTTTTTGAAAAAAGAGGAAATCCGCCCTGAAGAAGCTGTTATTGAGAAGCTGCGCAAACTGCATAATGCCAAGAATGAAGAAGAACTGCTGGCTGCCATTGGCAGTAAAGCAATCGTCTTGGGAGAAGCGGATAAGAATGAACTGAAAGAAAAGCAAACCAGTAACTGGAAGAAATATCTGACTTTCTCTTTCGGCAACAGTAAAGAGAAGCAAGAAGAAAAGCCGCAAGAAAAAGAAAAAATCAATCCGAAGCAAGTGCTCAAGCTGACGGAAGAAAGCTTGCAGAAAAAATATATCATGGCGGAATGTTGCCATCCTATTCCCGGTGATGACGTATTGGGATATATGGATGAAAACGACCGGATCATTATCCACAAACGTCAATGCCCTGTTGCTGCCAAACTTAAGAGCAGTTATGGCAACCGTATATTAGCGACAGAATGGGATACGCACAAAGAACTATCTTTCCTGGTATATATATATATAAAAGGTATAGACAGCATGGGACTTTTGAATGAAGTCACTCAAGTCATCTCCAGACAGCTCAATGTAAATATCCGTAAGCTGACCATCGAAACGGTGGATGGTATCTTTGAGGGAAAAATTCAGTTATGGGTACATGATGTAGATGATGTGAAAACCATCTGTAACAATCTGAAGAAAATACAGAATATCAAACAGGTGAGCCGCGTAGAAGAATAA
- a CDS encoding lytic transglycosylase domain-containing protein, whose amino-acid sequence MKKLVNYRSIIFLLLVATSQVKAQSVDVVIRENGTERKESIDLPKSMTYPLDSLLNDWKAKNYIDLGKDCSTAEINPLFSDSVYIDRLSRIPAIMEMPYNDIIRKFIDMYAGRLRNQVSFMLSACNFYMPIFEEALDAYGLPLELRYLPIIESALNPSAVSRAGASGLWQFMISTGKIYGLESNSLVDERRDPIKATWAAARYLKEMYDIYGDWNLVIAAYNCGPGTINKAIRRANGETDYWKIYNYLPKETRGYVPAFIAANYVMTYYCDHNICPMETNIPASTDTVQVNKNLHFEQIADLCNVPLDQIKSLNPQYKKQMIPGDSKPYTLRLPIDAISNFIDKQDTIYVHRADELFRNRKTVAVKEITPSTRKTTAAVAGKGKPTYYTIKSGDTLSTIAGKYGVTVKDIQRWNGMSNTKIAAGKRLKIYK is encoded by the coding sequence ATGAAGAAATTAGTTAACTATCGTTCGATTATTTTTCTTTTACTAGTGGCAACGTCGCAGGTAAAAGCGCAAAGTGTAGATGTAGTGATTCGTGAAAATGGAACTGAACGCAAAGAAAGCATCGACCTGCCTAAAAGTATGACATATCCACTTGACAGTCTGTTGAACGACTGGAAAGCCAAAAATTATATTGACTTAGGTAAGGATTGCAGTACAGCTGAAATCAATCCTTTATTCAGCGACTCTGTCTATATCGACCGCTTGTCACGCATTCCGGCTATCATGGAAATGCCTTATAATGATATTATCCGCAAATTCATCGACATGTATGCAGGACGCTTGCGCAATCAGGTTTCTTTCATGTTAAGTGCCTGCAACTTCTATATGCCGATTTTTGAAGAAGCATTGGATGCATACGGGCTTCCACTGGAACTTAGATATCTCCCGATTATCGAATCTGCCCTGAACCCCTCTGCCGTGTCACGCGCAGGCGCTTCCGGTCTGTGGCAATTTATGATCAGTACAGGTAAGATCTATGGCTTGGAATCAAACAGCCTGGTGGATGAACGCCGCGACCCGATTAAAGCAACTTGGGCTGCCGCACGCTATCTCAAAGAAATGTATGACATTTATGGAGACTGGAATCTTGTGATTGCTGCTTATAACTGTGGCCCCGGCACTATCAACAAGGCAATCCGCCGTGCCAATGGCGAAACGGATTACTGGAAAATTTATAATTACCTGCCTAAAGAAACACGTGGTTACGTACCTGCCTTTATCGCCGCTAATTATGTGATGACTTACTATTGTGACCATAATATTTGTCCGATGGAAACAAATATCCCGGCAAGTACCGACACAGTACAAGTGAACAAGAATCTGCACTTCGAACAGATTGCTGATCTTTGCAACGTACCTTTGGATCAAATCAAGAGTTTGAATCCGCAATATAAGAAGCAAATGATTCCGGGTGACAGCAAGCCTTATACTTTAAGACTCCCCATCGATGCTATCAGTAACTTTATAGATAAGCAAGATACAATCTATGTACATCGCGCCGACGAATTGTTCCGCAACCGGAAAACCGTTGCAGTAAAGGAAATTACCCCCTCAACCCGTAAAACGACAGCAGCTGTTGCCGGTAAAGGCAAACCGACCTACTACACAATAAAAAGTGGAGACACTTTGTCAACCATCGCCGGAAAGTATGGCGTCACAGTTAAGGATATACAAAGGTGGAATGGAATGTCCAACACCAAAATTGCAGCAGGAAAACGATTGAAAATATACAAATAA
- a CDS encoding DUF5683 domain-containing protein, protein MTRKSKKYQLLVSTLLLCFLQVAGIDVYAQSTVTPARKDTTIIQREAPKARARRHREPAVQDSVKKDSIRIIPSKELPAIDSLSAAKIQIADSLDAANKKELKKIEQPAPIVVKTDTVPPPAQDINKKIFIPNPTKATWLAVVFPGGGQIYNRKYWKLPIIYGGFAGCAYALSWNGKMYKDYSQAYLDIMDSNPNTKSYEDLLPPNSTYNEEQLKNTLKRRKDMFRRYRDLSIFAFIGVYLISIIDAYVDAELSNFDITPDLSMKVEPAVIDNNNQFRSNSLKNKSVGLQCVLRF, encoded by the coding sequence ATGACAAGAAAAAGTAAGAAATATCAGTTACTAGTCAGCACCCTGCTTCTCTGTTTTTTACAAGTGGCAGGGATTGATGTGTATGCACAATCCACTGTTACTCCGGCACGGAAAGATACAACAATCATACAGCGTGAAGCGCCGAAAGCCCGTGCACGAAGACATCGTGAGCCAGCCGTACAAGACTCGGTGAAGAAAGATTCTATCCGGATCATACCATCCAAAGAGCTTCCGGCCATCGACAGTTTGTCAGCTGCTAAAATACAGATAGCAGACAGCTTGGATGCAGCCAACAAGAAAGAACTAAAAAAGATAGAGCAACCTGCCCCCATTGTTGTAAAAACCGACACTGTGCCACCACCTGCTCAAGATATTAACAAGAAAATATTTATCCCGAATCCGACCAAAGCAACGTGGCTTGCCGTCGTATTCCCCGGTGGAGGACAGATTTACAACCGTAAATACTGGAAATTACCTATTATATATGGAGGATTTGCAGGTTGTGCTTACGCCTTAAGTTGGAACGGCAAGATGTACAAAGACTATTCGCAAGCCTACCTGGACATTATGGACAGCAATCCGAATACGAAAAGTTACGAAGATTTGTTGCCCCCGAACTCCACTTATAATGAGGAGCAGCTTAAAAACACATTAAAACGAAGAAAAGATATGTTCCGCCGTTATCGGGACCTTAGTATATTTGCTTTTATCGGAGTTTATCTGATCTCTATCATCGACGCTTATGTAGATGCAGAGTTGTCTAACTTCGATATAACCCCCGACTTGAGTATGAAAGTAGAACCAGCTGTTATCGACAATAACAACCAGTTCCGCTCCAACAGTTTAAAAAATAAGTCGGTTGGTCTGCAATGCGTATTACGATTTTAA